The Brucella melitensis bv. 1 str. 16M nucleotide sequence CTCATAAGACAGGCCTTCCAAAACCCACGGTGTCACGGCTTACCCATACGCTCGTGCGCCTTGGCTATCTGAGGCAGGATGCGCTTTCGGGGCTTTATCAGCTTGATATCGGGATATTGAGACTTGGCTATGCCATGCTTTCAAACCTGATGATCCGAACGGTGGCATCCCCGCTGATGCAGGTGCTGGCAGATTATGCCAAAGCCGCCGTGGCCATGGCCGCCCGCGACAGGTTGTCGATGGTTTATCTCGACGTGGTCCAGGGGGAAGGCAACATGACGATGCGTCGCCAGATCGGCAGTACGCTGCCGCTGGCGGGAAGTTCTGTCGGCAGGGCCTGCCTTGCAGCCATGCCGGAGGACGAACGCACCTTCATTCTGGAGCATATTCGCGAGCGCGAACCGGAAAACTGGCCATCGATCCGCAAGGGACTGGATCGGGCACTCCGCGATTTCGAGGATTATGGCTATTGCCTGTCCATCGGCGAGTGGCATCGGGACGTCAATTCCGTGGCGGTGCCCCTCGTGCACAAACAATACGGGGTGCTCGTCTTCAACTGCGGCGGACCAAGCTTCCAGCTACCGCGCGAGAAGCTGGAGGACGATATCGGCCCCCGCCTGATCGAGATGGTTCACAACATCAGCTCCGCTGTCCCGTAATCTGCCGGAAAGCGGAGCCTTGCAGAAAAGGCCGGCAACGGCCGCTAGGAGAATGCATGATCCGCGACCCGGAAACACTTGAAATTCTGCGCGACACTGTCAGCCAGTTCGTTTCGGAAACGCTCATCCCCAGGGAGAACGAAGTCGCCGAAACAAACGCCATTCCGGCCGATATCATTGCGCAGATGAAGGAGCTTGGCTTCTTCGGCCTCACCATCCCGGAAGAATTCGGCGGGCTTGGCCTGACGATGGAAGAAGAGGTGAATGTCGCGTTTGAACTGGGGCGGGCTTCGCCTGCCTTCCGTTCCTATATCGGAACGAATAACGGTATCGGGTCAATCGGCATTCTCATCGACGGCACGGATGAGCAGAAGCGCAATTATCTGCCCAGGCTCGCCAGCGGTGAGTTGCTCAGCTCCTTCTGCCTGACCAAGCCGGATGCAGGCTCGCTGAAAACCACGGCCGTGCGCGACGGCGATTTCTATATTCTCAACGGAACCAAACGTTTCATCACCAATGCGCCGATCGCGGATATCTTCACCGTGATGGCCCGCACGGCGGCGGATGTCAAAGGGGCAGACGGGATCAGCGCCTTTATCGTTGAGCGCAACAGCCCCGGCCTTTCGCTTGGCAAGCCTGACCAGAAAATGGGCCAGAAAGGCGCGCTCACCAGCAATGTCATCTTCGAGAATGTCCGGGTTCCGGCCAGCCAGTTGATCGGCGGCGTCGAAGGAAAAGGCTTCAAGACGGCAATGAAGGTGCTGGACAAGGGACGCCTGCATATTGCGGCGCTCAGCACCGGAGCCGCCGAACGTATGCTTGCCGATACGCTGGCCTATGCGCTGGATCGCAAGCAATTCGGCAAGCCGATTGCCGATTTCCAGCTTATTCAAGCCATGCTCGCGGACAGCAAGGCAGAGATTTATGCCGCCAAATGCATGGTTCTCGATGCGGCGCGCAAGCGCGACAGCGGGCAGAACGTCAGCACCGAGGCTTCCTGCGCCAAGATGTTTGCAACGGAAATGTGCGGCCGGGTTGCCGACCGCTGCGTGCAGATACATGGCGG carries:
- a CDS encoding IclR family transcriptional regulator, which codes for MRSRTGSDASRRQERSAEMRKPTMLTPLEAGVEEEDRQFVTALARGLEVLRCFTPTENTLGNQEIAHKTGLPKPTVSRLTHTLVRLGYLRQDALSGLYQLDIGILRLGYAMLSNLMIRTVASPLMQVLADYAKAAVAMAARDRLSMVYLDVVQGEGNMTMRRQIGSTLPLAGSSVGRACLAAMPEDERTFILEHIREREPENWPSIRKGLDRALRDFEDYGYCLSIGEWHRDVNSVAVPLVHKQYGVLVFNCGGPSFQLPREKLEDDIGPRLIEMVHNISSAVP
- a CDS encoding acyl-CoA dehydrogenase family protein translates to MIRDPETLEILRDTVSQFVSETLIPRENEVAETNAIPADIIAQMKELGFFGLTIPEEFGGLGLTMEEEVNVAFELGRASPAFRSYIGTNNGIGSIGILIDGTDEQKRNYLPRLASGELLSSFCLTKPDAGSLKTTAVRDGDFYILNGTKRFITNAPIADIFTVMARTAADVKGADGISAFIVERNSPGLSLGKPDQKMGQKGALTSNVIFENVRVPASQLIGGVEGKGFKTAMKVLDKGRLHIAALSTGAAERMLADTLAYALDRKQFGKPIADFQLIQAMLADSKAEIYAAKCMVLDAARKRDSGQNVSTEASCAKMFATEMCGRVADRCVQIHGGAGYVSEYAIERFYRDVRLFRIYEGTTQIQQIVIARNMIREARR